The nucleotide sequence ttcgtttttttatgtataaaataaaattataagcTTATAAACAAGGATCACTTAAATGTACAAATCTCTAAATTTTACGCTTCATTTTGAACGATTTCTTTCATTCCTCGATGTTCTCTATATTTTGTTTACAAAATTTTGTGTCATTTTCTTGGAGCCTAATTTGCGTGGCAATTTcaatatgttttaaatttgttgAAAAACAGAAACATGAAGAGATAGCAACAGTATGACTCAGACGAAACGAGAGAGATTTATAGATTCATAAATTAGAAACACAGAACAGAAGTCAACTGAGAAGTTCGAGAATGGCAGGAAAATAGATTTTGATGTGGTTCGAATTTCGATTTGAGGCTGAGTATTATCtcttttgattttcatttGATTTGTGATGTGAGGGTTTGGATTTTTGGCAGGATGGGAACTGGGGATCTGAGTTGATTGATCTTGTTGTATTGTTTTGTAGTTgtagttgctgttgttgtttagTTATTGTTGTTAAAGTTGTAGGTTCTTGTTGTAGTTGTTATGTTtatgaggaggaggaggaggcagCTTTGGTTTTTTGCGCGCCCTTAGTGCGACCTTCACTGTTCAATCCAGCTAGAAGCTCGCTCTTGCGGATGCTCTTCAAATCCAGATCGCCGTAGTAGTCTTCGCTGTAATTGTAAATGGGACCAAGGATATAGAGATATGTCAGAATAGGCCAGAGATATGGATATGTGAGATGTGGTATGTGTTGAGTACAGACAGTGGACAGTGAAAGTTTAGAGGGTGAGGAGTGTGGTGATGGGTGCTGAGTGGTGCAAGCGTGGCAGAAAACCTCAAGTGGATGGGTTGCCCaagacttaaaaaataaatttagaGGGTGAAGCAGAATTAACCAAAGATTTTTCATCACTTGGAATGGGTTTCAAGAGTATGCAACCACACATGTTAACCCGTAAATCAGAGTGAAGATTGGTTTTCAAAATTATCAAATAGAGAAATGACCAATTATTGGTTAGAAATTTTCGATTCTATTTCAGAATAATAGAGAATATTTTCTAATAATAAGTGGGAAGTTCAACCAAGCACGATGCCCCCTGCAACCCTAttcaatttaatattaaaatgtttggAGTGCAAAGCAAGACAAATCAAAAAGGTGCCGGCCTAGGGATAAATCGCATATAAATTTCAACTTACCATCCGGGAACATCCTCGGGATCCTCGCAGTTGCCAGTGCCATCACTGTCTCCGATCTTGAACACTGTGCCGATGGGGCATCCGTATTCGCGAGCCACGCCCTCCAGGCAGATGTAGTACTTGCGGCAGTCCTCGGGGTGGGCGTGGCGCGAGAAGGATCCGGCGTTGGCCAGCTCACCGGCCGCGGGGCAGGAGAATCCGTTGGCCACCTCTGAAATCAGGCAAATATTCAGTCATTCGATCCATTTGATCTTTGAAGAGTGTGTAAACCCACCTTCGTTCTTGCACTCGGGCACCTGATCAGCCCACATGCACACGCGAGCATCGCGATCGTAAGCCAATCCGGGGGAGCACTGGTATCTGGAGGGCTCGCCGTTCCAGCAGTTCCAGAACACGTCGCACTTGTTCTCATCGGGGAAGATGCCGTACAGGCGGGAGCAGTGGGGAGTGGTGATTGGGGGTTCTATTCaaagtataataataatatcgtaAAAAATATGTACATAGGTATACATTGGATTTGTCATACGACCTTACATTATACCTTCCCGAATAATATACAAATAGCTTTAActttactttaaaatatttattttaatcagTTTTAAGTCTTAACTTGactttgaaatatttatattaatcaGTTTTAAGTCTTAACTTGactttgaaatatttatattaatcaGTTTTAAGTCTTAACTTGactgtaaaatatttatattaattagttttaagtCTTAGTTATCCCGATATAATTCCTCATTAGTGCAGTTTCGTATTGATATTTTCAACAGTATATTTCTTATACGACCTGACATTAAAAATTCCTATGTATTACAAAATTTACTTCAACTCTACTGCTTACGAATACTAAGTTTAATTAATTCCGTTAAAAGTTGTATTTTTATAGTACAAGTCTTTTTTTTCGCCATTTAATGAATTTTTCAATGTTATTTTCAACGTTTGTTTTCCCTTATTTAATTGACAACTTACCCAGCTCTGTGCGATCGCCGCAATCCACGTTGTGCAGATAGTCGCAGTTCTCGGTGAGGTATTTGGAGTCTGTGGCATCGAAGGCCAGACCGTTGCCGCAGGTCTTCAGCTCGGCAACGCCGTTGTCGCACTTCCAGTATTTGTCGCAGGACGTGTCGTGTGGATAGAATCCAAAGTCATCGGGACACTTAAAGCTACTTTGGGCCACAGCTGCAACAGAGATAGAATTTGATTATGAATATGATAAAGTTGTAAATTGGATCTAGCTAAATAACTTAGTCCGCTTGAAATCAGTGTACAAATTTCTGTGTGCTTggttttgaattttaaatgttgcaGCTTAATAGAAAATGTTGGTACACTTTTCACAATAGCGAATCTTTTTTATGTTATCTAACGTTCGGCACGTGGCCTTCCCCTTTTCATTGTTGTCCGAAAATGTGAGTTACCAATGAACCCAAAAAGTCATTCCAAGAAGAGTCACAGACGAAATAAGGAATCCCAACGATTGCGCAAGCCAAGCAGATGCAGATACACACGTATCCAAGATgcttattatcattatgatggCAAGGCGCGCTCGACGATGATGACGCTGGGCATGGCCATTTGTCATCTGGCCCAAAAGGCATTCACTTTAAAAAGTCTGATGTCTGACAGAGAGACGACGGTTGCCAATAAATCTCGAAGGCAACTTTCAGCAGTCGCAGACACACACGGATCGCTGACAGCTCAGGGCCAACTGCATTTACTTTTGTTTCGTGCGGTGTTTTTTCTCTCCCTCGTTTTTGGGTATGGAATTACACCGAACCCTGTGACAGAGAGTTGAAGCAcctgaaatgcgccaccaaGGACTTATCCCCTCCCCCAACCTTCTCCTTTCCCATCTGCACCATCTGCACTCGTCTGTTTTTGTGGAAGCTGAGCTCAATGCAACCGCAGGGCGTAACGAACTAAATTGCATTTGTACAACTAACTAATGCGGTATTTGCCGGCATTTTCTATATATTTGGCGTGGAAAATCAAATGGCAGCagtcaaaaaataattacCCACGTGCAGTCTGGCATTGAAAAGAATTTAGCCCCCCATGGAGGGTCCATGTGGGTGTGTGATAATCTAATTGCAAAGCCGCAGAGTTGCGGTCACGTTTCATTTCCAATGTTCAATGTTCAGTGCTCACTGTTCAATCAAAAGTGCGCATCAATTGCCTAAGCCGCGGGCTAAGTCCGGGGTcaggccccacgttgggcgccaaaaGGCTCGCGgacggccccacgttgggcgccacaAAAGCAGGTGCAAAGCGCCTGGGAAACCGCATGAATGCAACAATTGAATGAAAACATAGAAAAATCAACTGATTCGCTGGCCTGCATAAACAACATGCAATTTTCATTTTGTGTGTGTAAACTAATCAAATATCAAATTTTACATTTACGCAGTTGCCACGCTCGCGAAAGAGACTCGAATAAATCAAAACTGTGGCATCCATAAAATTATTTGCTgactttaattaaaaactgtTATTTTCGCTGcgtatttatttttgccaCACATATATGATTGGCTTAGGCAGTCATTTAGCCAGTTCCGATTCGCAAAAAAACATTGATTGTTTACTCGCTGTACGTTTTGCGTTTCGCATTTGTTTATTGTAATTTTGTTAATTACGCAGTTTGATCGCAGCCTCAAtacaaatttgaatttaataaTGCAGCTGGCGCGtttgttataatttttaaacccAAGGAATTCTAATTGATCGCCGCTTGTTATGGGAGTCTGGTAAGATTAGTCAGCGACATCAATTAGCCGGGCGTTTCATGGTTCGAGGACGGCCATTGGCGAGCACTTAGCCAGGTATTCACTGAGCCAGTAGCCAAGTAGCCTTCCCATTCCGCCACAATACCTTTGTTTCACCTGCCACTGTGCGGAAAGAGTGCAATGTGGCAGTTGTTTTCTGCAACAGCCGCAGGAATGGACCGCAGTCCTAATGCCttcgcacacacacatgccCCGGGCGATGATTGTGCACTTACAGCTGTGTGTGCTTCCGGCCACATGTTTTCTAAGCAATTACTGAGACACCTGGCGCACAGTGCGTATGCGCAATATATTGCCAAGCCTAATGTTGCGGCAAGCAGGCAGGAAAACTATCATAAAAGGTGTGCTTAACACATTTTTTATGACTTTGTTTTTTTCTGATACCAATCCTTTAAGTATGTTTCCCAAGTGtcatattaaattaaaaatgtaacgTAGTAAAAAAAGGGTTAAGTGGCTTTGATCAACATTTCGATTTCAAGAGAATTGTTGGATATCATTCTTAATAGCATTTTGAAAAACAAGCCATTATGTCCAACCCGAAAAGTGACTCACATACTTAGCATTCTGTTGGAATTCTGCTGAAAGCGATAGCATCTAACCATATCACGCGCTACTTTAGCCATTATCTAACAAGAGCTGAGATTCTGTTGACATGACATAACGGCTAAATTAGCTTCGAGCAGACCGCAAGACGAACGAAAATGAAAGCCAAAAGCCCGGCTAGCCCACATTCTCGCCGAGAACCGGTTCGGCCAGATTCTAGACTAACTACTAACCCACTCTGAAGTCTGGCAACCGAACTGTCTTTTGTTCTCGACGGTGCCGCCCGGCGCACCTTGGAAATAAATAGTTTGACCGGCATGCCAATGCAGCACACTGTGTATTTATGTGTGTGCTCCACTATATATGGCACAATCTGCAGCGACCACGTGAGCCAGCGAATTATTTATAAGCTAGTTAGACTGATTGCCTGGTGTGGCATGCTATTTAATTTACTGTTCGGCCATAATTGGTTTATCTATCAGCGCGGAGCgcttaattacattttttgcTCCTTTGGCGCAAACAATGCGGATGGGTGTCGCTgtttatgtgcatttaaataatacatttttattgacaTTTTAACAGTTAAACCGACATTTGTGTTGGTCTTGTTGGTTGATTGCACACCATTGGCACTGGCTGACCCCCAGTCGCTGTTTATCATTCGTACATCCGCTCGTCCATTAACATAATCATTTAATTAACCAAAAATGCACACAACACTGGTGCGGCGCAAATTACAAGCTCTATGGAGCTCGatttaatgaaattaatttatgcTTTGCTTAAATGACAGACACTGTCAAGATGCAAATGAAttcataatttaaaattaacaaaTGAATGCGTTAGCAAAATTGCAAATTGACCGTGCGTTTTTCAATAATTCATAGCCGTGTTCAGTAATTAGATGCGAGCGATACGCATCGGGAAGAGTATCTTTTTCCCGGACAACATCTTTGGGTCGCTTCGAAGGGAAGACAGCCGTATCGTTTCATGACAAATGATGACAAATCCCCGTTGCATGCGGCCAACTCAGTTGTCAGCCCATAAATACCAGTATCAGAGCAATGAACCCCGCAGAGGGGCGGGGCATTAGCATTTGGCATGCCAGCAAACAAACTCAGCGGCATTATGAAGGACCTGGGCCAGGACACGGACTAGGACCCATAATCGCCGCCAGCTCCTGCGGTTGCAATCAccatcccaatcccaatcccaatcgcAATCGCAGGTTGCCTCTTTTGAGGCCCTCGACAGCTCGAGTGTGTATCTATCATTTGCCGGGCTGTAACTCCACTCCGCCCGGCATAGTGTGGTGTTATTTTTATCGCTGTTTGTCTTCTTGTCTGGCAAGACATCGCCGCCGTATAAATCAAGAAAATTGCTGACATTTAAGCACGTTTCGTTGGGGAGCCTTTGGCCCGTTAGGTATTTACCCGGCAACAACAGCACTCGAGCATTTCCGCTAAATGTTGCCGTCTTCCAAAAACTGTTTTTGCATACGGTGCGCCGACAACATCGTAatgatatttaaatatttgcccACATTGTTGGCGGCCCGTCCGTATGTGGGTTAATCTGCGTTTGAATTGTTTCGTCCATTGTTTGTCTATTGCCCGACGGTTGTTGGCTGGGAAGTGCGCAGAATTCTGATATTATTTGACGACCGATTCGATAATACTTCGGATTTAAGAAGGGAAACTGAATTCAATTTTAATACCCAAAAGTTTTAATCtgtgaaattaattttaattgaataGGAATTTTCTGAAAAACAATTATCCAGACTGGCAAAAAAACCTTTGCTTAATAAAAACTAACAATATAATCTAAGTTAAGTTTTGTTTGCCCGTACTTTAgttgaaatattttgatatcccacaaattttttttttgttttgaattgTTTCTATGACTTTGGTTGCTGAAATCCCAAATAGTTTCGACTCGTCACAGATCGAGCAATAAATCCGATGGCCCAAGAAGGCGACTTAGTCGCAATTCATGTATTTACCGCTGAATAGATACgactttttcaaatttaacgCATCGACGCTGGCGCTTTTGagaaaaattgattttcaaTGCTCCGCGGTCGCCGCCAAAAGTGGCATGCAAATTGAGTTTTAACAGCGCCGTATTTCGGCCCTCCCCGCTGTTGGCCATAAATCAGCATAGATAGCCCGGCGCGTGTGTGTTGGCCTAATGCAACCTATAGAATTCGGCACACCCAGTTGCATGTCGGCTGCGGCGGCCCTTTTCATTTGATTTTGTTGccacaaaataaaaagttttcaAGCGTGACTTGCTGCTGCCTGTGTGGCAATGGCAAAATagaaaaatggcaaaatttattttgtttgtctTTGGCCACATTCTTTTTTGCAGCTGCGGTTGGTGTTAGTTTTCGATACGGAACCGCAAGAAGGGAAAAATATAATCAAGAGTCAAATGCGGAAATTTATTGTGTGCGCTCTCGTTTTTCGGAAATCTTTGGCCCGCTTAAATTGTTTATCGCCGTGATTAGCAGGCTGGCTGTAACACTTTCGACCCCCATTTAAAGGGAAGTCGGGGCCTTAAAGTCGAACAAGCGAGCAAGTGAGCAGTTGAACTGGCAAGTGCCGTTGCATAATTAATGGCAACTTGAACTTGACAATGCACGGCGGGTTTTCATCAAAATGGGCCCATTAAAGCATTTATGTTTCGGCCCGTTGTTAAGTTTAATAACTTGGCAATTGCTGGTAATTAAAATTGAGCAGCGAAATTGCTTTTTACGGCCATGCACGACTTGGCAGAAAAAATGCATGGCACGCAATTCGCAAATGTTTTAGGTTGAATAACCAAAAAGCGAACGGCTTTAGATTTGGATTGGGGATTTTGCGATTTTGGGAGCGGCCGAGTGGTTGCGTAGTTAAAATTCCTGAGCCTAGCCCAGTTGTATCTCGCCCATTAGGCATCTTTGGAGGCGGCTATCTAAAGAGCTTTTCAATGTCAATGTCAGAATTGGCGTATCTCGACTCGGCCACACCCCAGTGGAGTGTGCGAAATTAAAGCCAGGAATCCGAGGCTTTTTCCGCTGGTTATCTAATGCAGCCCGAATCTAAATATCGCTTACAACACCGAGACCGATTTCGCAATCGAGCTGCAGCGGAGCCAGACGATCGTCGCTGTTGTAACCTCTCCCAGCTTTTAAGGCGGCTTCGATGAGGTAATGAAATCGAACCGAGCCAGGCCAATAGATGCAGAGATTCGTAGATGCATGGATACAGATACTGCGCAGCGTAActgtatctgtgtatctgcGTGGAAAACTCGGGCTGGGCTGGGACTTGCTCAATTACATTTCCCTCTGCTCGGTCTCGCTTTTCGTtttcgatttcgatttcgTTTTCGCTTTTCCCTGCTAGATTTCGTTTCTTTTTGGATCGCTGGTAAAAGTGGAGCAGTGATAGTTGATTTACCCGTCGTTGCACAAGCACACTCTCGATTTTTGCACACTGATTTTCAGCACTCAAGTGTCCTTCATGTTGCGCAAGCGGAAAAGCATTTTCCACTCGCCGCTGTTCATTTCACTTAGCTAGCTAAAGATACATACCGGCTCCGAATAATGCCACAAACACCACGAAAAACTTCTTCATTTTGCGAGTGTAGTTATTTGTATTTAGTTGGGATCGGGACTTAAACCGACGGAACCGCACTTGAAAAAACTGAGACTGAAAACTGTTTAACTGAATCTGCGCTCCACTGGCACCGACGACTTGAAATGTGTGTGGTTTCTGGTGGAGCGGTAGCTTTTTATACCGCTGCGCATGCGCAACGTCGCGAACAATCCAGACGTCAGCGTCGCCGCTGGCGTCGGCGTCGGCATCTCCGCCTGCGCCTGCGTCGCTGcgggcagcggcagcggcattGCAACGGTATTCGTAGCAGCCAGCTTTTCGCTCGCTACGTGGCCGAACCTCTCTCCTTCACTCTCTCTGGCCTTTTTCCACCTATGCTTGCCTCAACTTACCTGTTTTGTATGCAGGCAGCGACGCCGACCGCGCTGCCGCTGGCAGCGTCGACGCCGACGTCTATTGTTTTGTGGCCCAAACCATTTGTCAATTGATCTTTTTCACTTCTTTTTTACTCCGGCTGCCTGCGCTTTGCattttttcgttttctttattattttttatgtacTTTTTTAAGGTGGGGGTTGCAAATGGAATTCGCCTGAAAAAGTTCAGAGCACTGTAAATGCGAgtgtgagtgtgagtgtgGGCAACTAGCATTCAATTTGTATCTGCAACTAATCACGGCTGAGGGCACGGCATATTGCAATCCGTAAGATATGTCGCTGTATTCATGGCTGAACTTCACCTTTTCTCGCGATGAGTCATGCGAGCTCTACTTCACATGGCACTCTAAATTATTTATCTATATCTAATTATTTTCTAGCTGACAGAGTTGCCTCTGCTTCCTACAAACTAGAAGATACTTCGCTTTATGGCTGAACTTTGCCAGTTTGTCAAGTGAGTCATTTATATCCGTGATTATTTTTATCATATTAATTGAATATATAGTGGTCGATAAGCGATTTTTATTCCAAGATTGGCTAATTTATCTAGTTTTTTCCGATAA is from Drosophila suzukii chromosome 3, CBGP_Dsuzu_IsoJpt1.0, whole genome shotgun sequence and encodes:
- the Gasp gene encoding protein obstructor-E isoform X1; translation: MKKFFVVFVALFGAAVAQSSFKCPDDFGFYPHDTSCDKYWKCDNGVAELKTCGNGLAFDATDSKYLTENCDYLHNVDCGDRTELEPPITTPHCSRLYGIFPDENKCDVFWNCWNGEPSRYQCSPGLAYDRDARVCMWADQVPECKNEEVANGFSCPAAGELANAGSFSRHAHPEDCRKYYICLEGVAREYGCPIGTVFKIGDSDGTGNCEDPEDVPGCEDYYGDLDLKSIRKSELLAGLNSEGRTKGAQKTKAASSSSS
- the Gasp gene encoding protein obstructor-E isoform X2 — protein: MKKFFVVFVALFGAAVAQSSFKCPDDFGFYPHDTSCDKYWKCDNGVAELKTCGNGLAFDATDSKYLTENCDYLHNVDCGDRTELEPPITTPHCSRLYGIFPDENKCDVFWNCWNGEPSRYQCSPGLAYDRDARVCMWADQVPECKNEEVANGFSCPAAGELANAGSFSRHAHPEDCRKYYICLEGVAREYGCPIGTVFKIGDSDGTGNCEDPEDVPGCEDYYGDVDLKALKKLGF